From the genome of Lusitaniella coriacea LEGE 07157:
AAAGTGTCCCATCGACGAAAAGGGATTGCTACATCGTTGATAAGAACTGTCGAACAGTATGCACGAGACAGCAATGCAGTGCGAGTCGTTTTGGCAACTCAGATTTCTAACGTCAGCGCGAAAAAGCTTTATGAAGCACGAGGATATATTCACGATAAAGCGTTCGATTATTACACTCTTTCCTTATAAGGGTAAAATTTAATCCATAAAAAAAGGGAGTGCAAAACTCCCTAGATACACGAATCAGCAAAACAGTTGAAAGGAAAACTATGCAGCGCGAGATCCCTTGCGTCGAGAAGCGAGGAAACCGCCAATTCCGAATAAGCCTAGGATTGTTGCGGGTTCCGGTACGGATTGAGGAGAATCGTTAGAAGGAGTTTCACCGCCATCGCCACTGGAGGGAGTTTCACCACCATCGCCACTAGAAACACCTTGGGGTGTAGTGGTGACAGAAAAGTTTCCACTAGCAGAAACGACCGTTTCAGGTAATCCTGCAAAAAGTACTAACGGGTTATCTTGGTTGGACAGCAGGTTAAAAGCAAAGTTTCCTGCTGTCGTGCAAGAACCAACCAAGCAAGACTCGATAATGCTAGAGTCAAAGTCCGCAAATGTAGCTAAGATTTCGTTGTTCGCACTATCGTAGCTCAAGTCAAAATCTAGGTCTTCGCTGCCATTGGTGAGCGTTCCACTTCCAGAGAAATCAATATCGGCATAACTATCAAGAAGCGCGATCGTCGAAGTATCAAGACTAATGCCAAGGACACTGGAGAGCATATCTACCCCAAAACTCAGATCGCCATCCATATACTGGGCGGGATCGTCATCAATAGTAGCGCTATAGCTCAGGCTTTCATCAACCAGAAAAGTCCCGCTTGGAATGGGTTCGGGAAGTACGTTAGCGAATAAACCGTTAACAATATCAGCAAAGGTTGAGTCAACAGTTGCTTCGCCGGAAACCGTTGCGTCTACATCAAATGTAATAGGGTCTGCTGCTGCGGGTGCTGCGCTGATGGCGAAGGTTCCGAGTGCCATAGCCGCCGCGCCAACGGTTGCCATTGATGATTTTTTAACCATGTCTTTTCCTAAGCCTTAACGAATTGGGCGTTTGTATAATGCGATCTACTGTTCCAATCTATGCAAGATATGGTGGCAATGGGTGAAGGTGGGATGAAGTTTTGCAGCTTCTTCGTTAAGTTTCTATAAAGCGACTCGAAGGCATTACTCAAAGTAATTCTTTCACCGTGTCACCCTCAACTCACAAGATCGAGGTTAACTAACTGCTAGTGGGTTTAACCCAGCAGGCAACGGCGTGACCC
Proteins encoded in this window:
- a CDS encoding PEP-CTERM sorting domain-containing protein — protein: MVKKSSMATVGAAAMALGTFAISAAPAAADPITFDVDATVSGEATVDSTFADIVNGLFANVLPEPIPSGTFLVDESLSYSATIDDDPAQYMDGDLSFGVDMLSSVLGISLDTSTIALLDSYADIDFSGSGTLTNGSEDLDFDLSYDSANNEILATFADFDSSIIESCLVGSCTTAGNFAFNLLSNQDNPLVLFAGLPETVVSASGNFSVTTTPQGVSSGDGGETPSSGDGGETPSNDSPQSVPEPATILGLFGIGGFLASRRKGSRAA